Proteins from one Oscillatoria nigro-viridis PCC 7112 genomic window:
- a CDS encoding HIT family protein, whose amino-acid sequence MKKQQNKFSHLTAIERISLSFPARFLLDKNLLQGKVLDFGCGFGSDVRLLQQKGLNIAGYDPYYFPQFPEDKFDTIICFYVLNVLFPEEQANVLMEVSHLLKPGGNAYFAVRRDIKKEGFREHYVHKKPTYQCIVKLPFKPVHLDEYCEIYKYVHYNHQRNSTNNCIFCNPYKNLILLTESATAYAMFDGYPASKGHVLIIPKRHVANYFELPFREQSACWFMANKVQEMLSKEFQPDGFNVGLNINKQAGQSRSHAAIHVIPRYKRDAAGNKGGIRYVIPKSEK is encoded by the coding sequence ATGAAAAAACAACAAAATAAATTCAGCCACCTGACGGCAATTGAAAGAATTTCCCTGTCATTTCCGGCAAGATTTTTATTGGATAAAAACTTGCTGCAAGGGAAAGTCTTAGATTTTGGGTGCGGTTTCGGCAGCGATGTTAGATTGTTGCAGCAAAAAGGCTTGAATATTGCGGGCTACGACCCTTATTATTTCCCGCAATTCCCCGAAGATAAATTCGACACCATCATTTGCTTTTATGTTTTGAATGTTTTGTTTCCTGAAGAACAAGCTAATGTTTTGATGGAAGTGTCGCACCTGTTGAAACCGGGAGGGAATGCGTATTTTGCGGTGAGAAGGGATATCAAAAAAGAAGGCTTTCGAGAACATTATGTCCACAAAAAACCTACATATCAGTGCATTGTCAAACTGCCATTTAAGCCAGTTCACCTAGATGAGTATTGCGAAATTTACAAATACGTGCATTACAACCATCAAAGAAATTCAACTAATAACTGCATATTCTGCAATCCGTATAAAAACCTAATTTTGCTAACTGAATCAGCAACAGCTTATGCGATGTTTGACGGTTATCCCGCCAGCAAAGGTCATGTTTTAATTATCCCCAAGCGTCACGTTGCCAATTATTTTGAACTGCCGTTTCGAGAGCAATCGGCTTGCTGGTTTATGGCTAATAAGGTACAAGAGATGTTAAGTAAAGAATTTCAGCCGGACGGGTTTAATGTGGGTCTCAATATTAATAAACAGGCCGGTCAAAGTCGCAGTCACGCGGCTATTCATGTTATCCCCCGTTACAAGAGGGATGCGGCGGGGAATAAAGGCGGAATTAGGTATGTGATTCCCAAGAGTGAAAAATAA
- a CDS encoding GNAT family N-acetyltransferase — translation MNVQITDLRAVDEPKIQQVAKLIVEGFKEHWPDAWPDLKSALQEVQESLAADRISRIAVADSNQVLGWIGGIKQYDGNVWELHPLVVKTEFRGQGIGRSLVADLAAEAKNRGGIVLWVGTDDEDNQTTLSGINLYPNVWEHVAKIRNLRGHPYEFYQKMGFAIVGVMPDANGIGKPDIFMAKRL, via the coding sequence ATGAACGTACAAATTACAGATTTGCGTGCGGTTGACGAGCCAAAAATTCAACAGGTAGCTAAATTAATAGTTGAAGGTTTTAAAGAGCATTGGCCCGATGCTTGGCCCGATCTAAAATCTGCTTTGCAAGAAGTGCAAGAATCTTTGGCAGCCGATCGCATCAGTCGAATTGCAGTCGCCGACAGCAATCAAGTTTTGGGATGGATTGGCGGGATTAAACAGTATGACGGTAATGTTTGGGAACTGCACCCGCTGGTAGTGAAAACAGAATTTCGCGGACAAGGAATTGGTCGATCGCTCGTAGCAGATTTAGCAGCAGAAGCTAAAAACCGGGGAGGGATCGTGCTGTGGGTGGGCACCGACGACGAAGACAATCAAACCACTCTTTCAGGCATCAATCTTTATCCTAACGTTTGGGAACACGTCGCCAAAATTAGAAATTTGCGCGGTCATCCCTACGAATTTTATCAAAAAATGGGTTTTGCGATCGTGGGAGTGATGCCCGACGCGAACGGAATTGGCAAGCCAGATATTTTCATGGCAAAGCGGTTGTAA
- a CDS encoding DUF262 domain-containing protein, with protein sequence MQIAPFEEKMWESSPTKTRTKISDSEINDKYELRENRILTEINREKLPSFVQALKNPGYMEVRPFYQRRSRWTPKMQSQLIESFLINIPVPSIILYEKEYYSYEVMDGQQRITAIQDFYENKLSLTGLELWPELNGRTYNQLPQKIRAGIDRRSISSTVIIAESTSDPEEALFLKQKTFERLNTGGVDLSQQEVRNCLYYGKFNELLLKLSRHPIFAEAWGIPTDDNSPKLEQNTLYKKMEDAELVLRFFALRNVDKFQRGMEGFLDLYMMRSLNFDEEEIKYLESIFLKTITIAHLIYGEHLFKPFDQKTQTWSNKSLKAYYDAIMVGLSRHLQYEKRLIALKNRIIEETKNLFKKPESSLLTGGGKTKAEIQDRIRIFDEMLLQVIGE encoded by the coding sequence ATGCAGATCGCACCATTTGAAGAAAAAATGTGGGAGAGTTCGCCAACAAAAACTCGCACTAAAATATCCGATAGTGAAATAAACGATAAGTACGAGTTAAGAGAGAATAGAATTCTTACTGAAATCAACCGTGAAAAGCTTCCGAGCTTTGTCCAGGCATTAAAGAATCCGGGTTATATGGAAGTGCGACCATTTTACCAAAGAAGATCGCGTTGGACTCCCAAGATGCAATCCCAATTAATCGAATCATTTCTGATCAATATTCCCGTTCCGTCAATAATTTTATACGAAAAAGAATACTATTCATATGAGGTTATGGATGGTCAACAAAGAATTACTGCGATTCAGGATTTTTATGAAAACAAGCTTTCATTAACAGGGCTTGAACTCTGGCCTGAATTAAATGGACGTACCTATAATCAACTTCCTCAAAAAATTAGAGCGGGTATCGACCGTCGTTCTATATCATCTACCGTAATTATTGCCGAATCAACTTCCGATCCTGAAGAGGCTCTATTCTTAAAACAAAAAACCTTCGAGCGCCTTAACACTGGAGGCGTAGATTTAAGTCAGCAGGAAGTGCGAAACTGTTTGTATTATGGAAAGTTCAATGAACTGTTACTAAAATTATCGCGCCATCCTATATTTGCTGAGGCTTGGGGAATTCCGACAGACGATAACAGCCCCAAATTAGAGCAAAATACCCTTTATAAAAAAATGGAAGATGCTGAGTTAGTTCTGCGTTTTTTTGCTCTCAGAAATGTCGATAAGTTCCAGCGGGGAATGGAAGGATTTTTAGATTTGTACATGATGAGAAGTTTAAATTTTGATGAAGAAGAAATCAAGTACTTGGAATCTATTTTTCTCAAAACTATCACAATAGCTCACCTAATTTACGGAGAGCATTTATTCAAACCATTTGACCAGAAAACTCAAACTTGGTCAAACAAAAGTTTGAAAGCATATTATGATGCAATTATGGTTGGTTTAAGCAGGCACTTGCAATATGAAAAAAGATTAATTGCTCTAAAAAACCGAATTATTGAAGAGACAAAGAACCTCTTTAAAAAACCTGAATCTAGTCTTCTCACAGGAGGTGGAAAAACCAAGGCAGAGATTCAGGATCGAATCAGGATATTTGACGAAATGCTTTTGCAAGTTATCGGAGAGTAA
- a CDS encoding MAE_28990/MAE_18760 family HEPN-like nuclease, which produces MFDELLKTVCLKISTVRSMIKINDRLRKIVFQDSSDIKQLKENPEFAALIEVISSKPEWRIYDRCAVVTRLYAIYERFVEDLISDWLRLMPDLVPRYSDLGEKIQNTHREGIGRLLIDLKKNRFQHLSVEQVVQGLSCGITDAGKYELLPEAFLLHEQNLRKEVLETVLKNAGIDEAWKWIINHKEVKYFVEEVRGSQNSAEGELKQLVDYRNKAAHGSADEILGIQELLDLADFVEALCKSLADLVTYNIILRQIDRGLVSEIGKITEWFKKPQAGVAKVKEVTLTVGEGVFLVLVNDELSYCYSAKIESIQLNDISHNHVEITSEAEVGLKFDRDARIGLTIYVTKSNPVD; this is translated from the coding sequence ATGTTTGACGAGCTTCTCAAGACAGTCTGTCTTAAAATTTCTACTGTCCGTTCGATGATAAAGATTAACGATCGACTTAGAAAAATCGTATTTCAAGACAGTTCAGATATAAAACAGTTGAAAGAAAATCCTGAATTTGCCGCATTAATAGAAGTAATCTCTAGCAAACCAGAATGGCGAATTTACGATCGCTGTGCCGTAGTAACCAGATTGTATGCTATTTACGAGCGCTTTGTTGAGGATTTAATTTCGGATTGGCTGCGACTGATGCCGGATTTGGTGCCACGCTATTCAGACTTAGGAGAAAAAATTCAGAATACCCATCGAGAGGGTATAGGACGTTTATTGATTGACCTCAAAAAAAATAGGTTTCAACACCTTTCAGTTGAGCAAGTAGTGCAAGGATTATCCTGCGGGATTACTGATGCTGGAAAATACGAGCTACTTCCTGAAGCCTTTCTATTGCACGAGCAAAATTTACGGAAGGAAGTGCTAGAAACAGTTTTGAAAAATGCGGGAATTGATGAGGCATGGAAATGGATAATTAACCACAAAGAAGTTAAATATTTTGTCGAGGAAGTTCGCGGCAGTCAAAACTCTGCTGAAGGAGAACTAAAACAACTGGTTGACTATCGAAATAAAGCAGCACACGGCTCTGCAGACGAGATATTAGGAATTCAAGAACTGTTGGATTTAGCTGATTTTGTTGAGGCTTTATGTAAATCTCTTGCCGATTTAGTGACCTACAATATAATTTTACGCCAAATCGATCGAGGGCTGGTAAGCGAAATTGGCAAAATTACAGAATGGTTCAAAAAGCCACAAGCAGGGGTAGCCAAAGTTAAGGAAGTTACATTAACTGTAGGAGAAGGTGTTTTTCTTGTTTTAGTTAATGATGAATTGTCGTACTGCTACTCTGCTAAAATTGAGAGCATTCAGCTTAATGATATTTCCCACAATCATGTGGAAATAACCTCGGAAGCAGAAGTAGGGTTAAAGTTCGATCGGGATGCCAGAATAGGATTGACTATTTATGTAACTAAATCAAACCCAGTTGACTGA
- the ilvA gene encoding threonine ammonia-lyase, biosynthetic, protein MNQPANPMLCDYLVQILTARVYDVAQETALESAPNLSARLNNKLLLKREDMQSVFSFKLRGAYNKMAQLSPDLLAQGVIAASAGNHAQGVALAARHLGTRAIIVMPVTTPQVKVNAVISRGGEVVLHGDTYDDAYAFARQLEAQKGLTFIHPFDDPHVIAGQGTIGMEILRQHQKPIHAIFVAIGGGGLISGIGAYVKRLRPEIKIIGVEPVDSDAMNQSLKAGKRVRLSQVGLFADGVAVREVGEETFRLCQEYVDEIILVHTDDVCAAIKDVFEDTRSILEPAGALAIAGAKAYVEREQIAGQTLIAVACGANMNFDRLRFVAERAEFGERREAIFAVTIPEQPGSLRRFCECLGKRNLTEFSYRIADEKEAHIFIGVQIQNRADAVKIAASFEDCGFKTLDLTDDELTKLHVRHMVGGRSMLANHELFYRFEFPERPGALMQFVGSMSPNWNISVFHYRNNGADYGRIVVGIQVPPDEMQEWQAFLDTLGYQYGDESQNPAYKLFLR, encoded by the coding sequence ATCAACCAACCTGCTAACCCCATGCTTTGCGATTACCTAGTACAAATCCTCACCGCCCGCGTCTACGATGTTGCTCAAGAAACAGCCCTAGAATCCGCCCCGAATCTATCAGCACGGCTCAACAATAAACTTTTGCTAAAGCGAGAGGATATGCAGTCGGTGTTTTCCTTCAAACTGCGGGGTGCGTACAACAAAATGGCGCAACTGTCGCCGGATTTGCTAGCACAAGGTGTCATTGCAGCTTCCGCTGGGAACCACGCCCAAGGAGTCGCCCTCGCCGCCCGCCACCTGGGAACTCGCGCGATTATCGTCATGCCCGTAACGACGCCGCAGGTGAAGGTAAATGCGGTGATATCCCGGGGCGGAGAGGTAGTTTTGCACGGGGATACCTACGACGATGCCTACGCCTTTGCGCGCCAATTAGAGGCCCAAAAAGGTTTAACTTTTATTCACCCTTTTGATGACCCGCACGTAATTGCGGGACAGGGTACGATCGGCATGGAAATTCTGCGGCAACATCAAAAACCAATTCACGCGATTTTTGTGGCAATTGGCGGCGGCGGATTGATTTCGGGAATTGGGGCCTATGTCAAGCGGTTGCGGCCGGAAATAAAGATTATTGGCGTCGAACCGGTGGATTCCGATGCAATGAATCAATCGCTGAAAGCGGGTAAACGGGTGCGTTTGTCGCAGGTGGGTTTATTTGCTGACGGCGTTGCTGTGCGGGAAGTGGGGGAGGAAACTTTTCGGCTGTGTCAGGAGTATGTGGATGAGATTATTTTGGTGCATACGGATGATGTTTGCGCCGCGATTAAGGATGTTTTTGAAGATACGCGATCGATCTTAGAACCTGCTGGCGCTTTGGCGATCGCAGGTGCGAAAGCTTACGTGGAACGGGAACAAATCGCTGGACAAACATTAATTGCTGTTGCTTGCGGCGCGAACATGAATTTCGATCGGCTGCGTTTTGTAGCAGAAAGAGCCGAGTTTGGCGAACGCCGCGAAGCCATTTTTGCAGTCACAATTCCCGAACAACCGGGAAGTCTCCGCAGGTTTTGCGAATGTCTGGGCAAACGCAATTTAACTGAATTTAGCTATCGAATTGCGGATGAGAAAGAGGCACATATTTTTATCGGTGTACAAATTCAAAACCGTGCCGATGCGGTGAAGATAGCCGCAAGTTTTGAAGATTGCGGCTTCAAGACTTTGGATTTAACTGATGATGAATTAACGAAACTGCACGTGCGGCATATGGTGGGCGGGCGTTCGATGCTGGCAAATCATGAATTGTTTTATCGCTTTGAATTTCCCGAACGTCCCGGTGCGTTGATGCAGTTTGTCGGTTCGATGAGCCCTAACTGGAATATCAGCGTTTTTCACTATCGAAATAACGGCGCAGATTACGGGCGAATTGTGGTGGGAATTCAAGTACCGCCCGATGAGATGCAGGAATGGCAGGCTTTTTTGGATACGCTGGGCTATCAGTATGGGGATGAGAGTCAGAATCCGGCGTATAAGCTATTTTTAAGATAG
- a CDS encoding DUF5615 family PIN-like protein, producing the protein MKFLADENFDNTIVRGLMRRKPDIDIVRVQDVGLSGEDDPIVLEWAAQENRILLTHDVATITRYAYERMAAGKPMSGVVEVTFDAPIGRVIDDVLILLECSLEGELAGQIQYLPL; encoded by the coding sequence ATGAAATTCCTAGCTGATGAAAACTTTGACAATACAATTGTTAGAGGTTTGATGCGTCGCAAACCAGATATTGATATTGTTCGCGTCCAAGATGTGGGCTTATCCGGTGAAGATGACCCAATAGTGCTGGAATGGGCCGCCCAAGAAAATCGAATTTTGCTGACTCATGATGTGGCTACGATTACGCGCTATGCCTATGAACGTATGGCCGCAGGTAAGCCAATGTCAGGAGTTGTTGAAGTTACCTTCGATGCACCAATTGGTAGGGTAATTGATGATGTTCTGATACTTTTGGAGTGCAGCCTTGAGGGAGAATTGGCAGGACAAATTCAGTATCTCCCTTTATGA
- a CDS encoding DUF433 domain-containing protein: protein MTLVVVAEPAPIETNADGVVRVGKTRVTLDTVIAVFKQGSTAEEIVYRYPSLRLADVYATIGFYLNHQQEVETYLQLRQQQAQEIRKTNEARFDPQGLRDRLMARKQERSA, encoded by the coding sequence ATGACATTAGTAGTTGTAGCTGAACCTGCACCCATAGAAACTAATGCTGACGGTGTGGTGCGAGTGGGTAAAACTCGCGTGACTTTAGATACCGTCATTGCAGTCTTTAAGCAGGGAAGTACAGCAGAGGAAATAGTTTATCGTTATCCGTCACTCCGGTTGGCTGATGTGTATGCCACCATAGGTTTTTACCTCAATCACCAGCAGGAAGTCGAAACGTATCTGCAGCTTCGACAGCAACAGGCACAAGAGATTCGCAAGACGAATGAAGCAAGATTTGACCCGCAGGGATTGCGCGACAGATTAATGGCCCGCAAACAAGAGCGATCGGCATGA
- a CDS encoding helix-turn-helix domain-containing protein has protein sequence MGKTGRVLRDVLDTYGISQNKLASAMGVRSSVVYRWFNELIDPTGETLVKMVAALKLLDIDAAREFVRRYLGEILEDESEGEVDRSKNTE, from the coding sequence ATGGGAAAAACTGGTCGAGTTTTGAGAGATGTGCTGGACACCTATGGGATTAGCCAAAACAAATTGGCGAGCGCAATGGGTGTGCGAAGTTCTGTTGTCTATCGTTGGTTTAATGAGTTGATAGATCCAACTGGAGAGACGCTTGTGAAGATGGTTGCGGCGTTAAAGTTGCTCGATATAGATGCAGCGCGGGAGTTTGTGCGGCGCTATTTGGGTGAGATTTTGGAGGATGAGAGTGAGGGTGAGGTCGATCGGTCTAAAAACACAGAATAG
- a CDS encoding Uma2 family endonuclease — protein sequence MIKLWQSGNDTEFKAMTAALPISLTLEAFLKLPETQPASEFINGRIHQKIMPQGKHSRLQLKFCNAVNLVGETERIALAFPELRCTFGGRSIVPDATVFAWDRITFEADGEVPNSFEIHPDWTVEILSPDQKATKVISNILHCLKYGTQLGWLVDPEERFILAFIPGREPVELTGQDRLPVPSFLTLDLTVEQVFGWLKAGG from the coding sequence ATGATAAAATTATGGCAGAGTGGCAATGACACCGAATTCAAAGCGATGACAGCAGCACTTCCCATTTCTCTCACTCTCGAAGCTTTCCTCAAACTACCGGAAACTCAACCTGCGAGTGAATTTATTAACGGACGCATTCACCAAAAGATTATGCCTCAAGGCAAACATTCTCGTTTGCAACTCAAGTTTTGCAACGCTGTTAATCTAGTTGGGGAAACAGAACGAATTGCTCTTGCTTTTCCTGAATTGCGGTGTACTTTTGGCGGGCGTTCTATTGTACCTGATGCTACAGTATTTGCTTGGGATAGAATCACTTTTGAAGCGGATGGCGAAGTTCCGAATTCTTTTGAAATTCATCCCGACTGGACAGTAGAAATTTTATCTCCAGACCAGAAAGCAACTAAGGTGATTAGTAATATTTTACACTGTTTGAAATACGGGACTCAGCTCGGATGGTTAGTCGATCCAGAGGAACGGTTTATTTTAGCATTTATTCCCGGACGAGAACCAGTTGAGTTAACGGGACAAGATCGGTTGCCCGTGCCAAGTTTTTTAACATTAGATTTGACAGTGGAGCAGGTTTTTGGGTGGCTGAAAGCAGGTGGATAA
- a CDS encoding type II toxin-antitoxin system HicB family antitoxin, whose protein sequence is MKIKIIIHEAEEGGYWAEVPAIPGCATEGETFEELLQNLYEAIEGCLVEVK, encoded by the coding sequence TTGAAAATCAAAATTATTATTCACGAAGCAGAAGAAGGCGGATATTGGGCAGAAGTTCCTGCTATTCCTGGCTGTGCAACTGAGGGAGAAACTTTTGAGGAATTGCTGCAAAACCTCTATGAAGCGATCGAAGGTTGCCTTGTTGAAGTAAAATAA
- a CDS encoding type II toxin-antitoxin system PemK/MazF family toxin — protein MKLKKGDIVLAEFPFTDLSQKKLRPALVLWAISTIDEITICFISSQNVTTLSLDEFALNASDSEFPSTGLKVSSKVRVTRIVSLEQRLILRRLGELGSQQMQELNATIIQAFQLV, from the coding sequence GTGAAGCTAAAAAAAGGAGATATTGTTTTAGCTGAATTTCCCTTTACAGATTTGAGTCAGAAAAAGTTACGTCCGGCTTTAGTGCTGTGGGCAATTTCAACCATAGATGAAATTACGATCTGCTTCATTTCTTCGCAAAATGTCACTACCCTAAGTTTAGATGAATTTGCTTTAAATGCTTCAGATTCCGAATTTCCCAGCACGGGATTAAAAGTATCTTCTAAAGTAAGAGTGACTCGGATTGTCAGTCTTGAACAGAGATTAATACTGAGACGATTGGGCGAGTTAGGAAGTCAGCAAATGCAGGAATTGAATGCAACTATCATACAAGCATTTCAATTAGTATAG
- a CDS encoding DUF6920 family protein encodes MWRSPIVLIILALVVGIVGAIALGAYRWHLGTKELRANLEAARLPIKPLTFDAREIADLPQPVQRYFRAAIEDGQPLIAAARVSHEGTFNMSETAEKWSAFTSTQLVITQRPGFDWDGRIAMMPGINAFVHDAYISGEGILHAALLGLVTLADIRGTPEAALGELMRFFAEAAWYPTRLLPSQGVRWEAIDNSSARATLQDGDTPVSLDFRFDEAGLIASIRAEARARTVNGGLVFAPWIGRFWDYKLRDGMRIPLSGEVAWQLPDGSLLPYWRGRITNIAYEFAR; translated from the coding sequence GTGTGGCGATCGCCGATCGTACTAATCATCCTGGCGCTGGTAGTTGGCATTGTTGGGGCGATCGCCCTGGGAGCATACCGCTGGCATCTGGGTACCAAGGAACTGCGAGCCAATCTGGAAGCTGCGCGCTTGCCGATTAAACCTCTGACATTTGATGCGCGGGAAATCGCCGATTTACCCCAGCCCGTGCAGCGCTACTTTCGCGCGGCGATCGAGGATGGACAACCGCTAATTGCAGCAGCGCGGGTTTCCCACGAAGGCACGTTTAACATGAGCGAAACCGCAGAAAAATGGAGCGCCTTCACCTCAACTCAACTGGTAATTACTCAGCGCCCTGGCTTTGACTGGGACGGGCGAATTGCCATGATGCCCGGTATCAATGCGTTCGTTCATGATGCCTACATTTCTGGCGAAGGCATCCTCCATGCAGCGCTGCTGGGCCTGGTGACTCTGGCGGATATCCGCGGCACTCCAGAAGCGGCACTTGGGGAACTGATGCGCTTTTTCGCGGAGGCGGCTTGGTATCCGACGAGACTGCTGCCGAGTCAAGGTGTTCGCTGGGAGGCGATCGACAATTCTTCGGCCAGAGCAACGCTACAGGATGGCGACACCCCTGTTTCCCTGGATTTCCGCTTTGATGAAGCAGGGCTAATCGCCAGTATTCGCGCCGAAGCCCGCGCCCGTACAGTTAACGGGGGGCTGGTGTTTGCGCCCTGGATTGGCCGCTTCTGGGACTACAAATTGCGAGACGGTATGCGGATTCCGCTCTCCGGTGAGGTGGCGTGGCAACTGCCTGATGGCTCGCTATTGCCCTACTGGCGCGGCCGCATCACGAATATTGCCTATGAGTTTGCACGATGA
- a CDS encoding DUF1257 domain-containing protein, translating into MSHFTTIKVQIKNGELLHQVLEELGYQVECNVQVRGYRGDKTNAEYVIRQSNGYDLGFRRSGEDYELVADFWGARINQQEFVNLISQKYARKSLMAAVQSEGFHVEEEETLADGTVRVVVGRWV; encoded by the coding sequence ATGTCACACTTCACAACGATCAAGGTTCAAATCAAGAACGGCGAACTGCTGCATCAAGTGTTGGAAGAGTTGGGTTATCAAGTAGAGTGCAATGTGCAGGTACGGGGTTATCGGGGTGACAAAACTAATGCGGAGTACGTGATTCGGCAATCCAACGGTTACGATTTGGGTTTTCGCCGCAGCGGAGAGGATTACGAATTGGTGGCGGATTTTTGGGGCGCTCGAATTAACCAGCAGGAATTTGTCAATTTAATTAGTCAAAAATACGCGCGCAAAAGTTTGATGGCGGCGGTGCAGTCAGAGGGTTTTCATGTAGAAGAAGAGGAAACTTTGGCAGATGGAACGGTGAGAGTTGTAGTGGGTCGATGGGTTTAA
- a CDS encoding WD40 repeat domain-containing protein: protein MMSDNSNQPREYDAVLGGQSQIPIAAAVLGGIAGVKQRFNSPSIESRIAAVKDAPKYGGAGLNLAIEALLDPAAEVQRVAYLILRSRTEPLVRQALKDFVPYKLFDCIRTVKTGTNLAISPGGSRTASLHGKIIRICDVDTGEILYTVDKYPRAQETFVLCKESEVFVRSRNTPKHRAIEIWQGGELRHTSLGHEAEISAIVISPDSQVIASGSADTTIKIWNLETGKLICTFGNLLTWGAHKAGIVSLAFSPIAQTLASSSSDGTIKLWNLRSRECSQTIKGCANCLALGPDGQTLAAGGWDRNIQLRQLSNPDSSITLAGHFNSINAIAFSPDGLTVVSASADGNIKFWNASTGEHIHTLSGHQNSITCLTFSSDGETIISGSIDKTVKIWGVIPF from the coding sequence ATGATGTCCGACAATTCTAACCAACCCAGAGAATATGATGCCGTCCTCGGCGGTCAAAGTCAAATCCCGATCGCCGCCGCTGTTTTGGGAGGCATCGCCGGAGTCAAGCAGCGCTTCAACAGTCCTAGTATCGAGTCGCGGATTGCCGCTGTTAAAGATGCTCCTAAATACGGAGGTGCTGGTTTAAATTTAGCAATTGAGGCGCTGCTTGATCCCGCAGCAGAAGTGCAGCGAGTTGCTTATTTAATTTTGCGATCGAGGACAGAACCTCTAGTGCGTCAAGCTTTAAAAGACTTCGTGCCTTACAAGCTTTTTGACTGTATCCGCACTGTCAAAACAGGCACAAATCTGGCGATTAGTCCCGGAGGATCTCGCACGGCGAGTTTGCACGGGAAAATAATTAGAATTTGCGATGTAGATACAGGAGAAATACTCTATACTGTTGACAAGTATCCCCGCGCTCAAGAAACTTTTGTCCTTTGCAAAGAAAGCGAAGTTTTTGTAAGGAGCAGAAATACTCCCAAACACCGTGCGATCGAAATTTGGCAGGGAGGAGAATTGCGGCATACTTCCCTCGGACATGAAGCGGAAATTAGCGCAATTGTCATCAGTCCCGACAGTCAAGTTATCGCCAGCGGTTCGGCCGATACTACTATCAAAATTTGGAATTTAGAGACGGGAAAGTTAATCTGTACTTTTGGCAATCTTTTAACTTGGGGAGCTCATAAAGCAGGAATTGTTAGTCTTGCTTTTAGCCCGATCGCACAAACTCTCGCTAGCAGCAGTTCTGACGGTACAATTAAACTGTGGAACCTCCGCAGCAGAGAATGCTCCCAAACAATTAAAGGTTGCGCGAATTGTCTGGCTTTGGGCCCAGACGGGCAGACTTTGGCGGCTGGCGGCTGGGACAGAAACATTCAACTGCGGCAGCTATCGAATCCAGATAGTTCAATCACTTTGGCAGGGCATTTTAACTCGATAAATGCGATCGCCTTTAGTCCCGACGGACTCACTGTTGTCAGTGCTAGTGCCGATGGTAATATCAAATTTTGGAATGCCAGTACCGGCGAACATATTCACACTCTCAGCGGACATCAAAACTCTATTACTTGTCTTACTTTTAGCAGCGATGGTGAAACTATTATCAGCGGCAGTATAGACAAAACTGTCAAAATTTGGGGAGTTATACCATTTTAG